The Verrucomicrobium spinosum DSM 4136 = JCM 18804 DNA segment GACTTTTATCATCGCGTCTGGATGTACTACGACAAGCCAGAGGCGTGGAAGCAGCAGAAGAAGACTGAGTACGGCAACAAGGGTCAGGGGACCCCGGCCATGGATGGCGAAAATCGCACCATGTGGATCTTCGAGCCTCACGTGGCAGAGCAGGTGTTCGAGGATTATGTGAAGGAGTTCAATATTCCCGTGCTGCGGGATGAGTGGCTGGATCGCGCCAAGGGGGTGAAGAAGGAGGGCAGTCGCATCACTGGCATCACCATGCTCAGCGGCAAGACCCTCACGGGAAAGATGTTCATCGATGCCACTTACGAGGGTGATCTGATGGCTGCGGCGGCTGTGGACTACCACGTGGGTCGTGAGGCCAACAGCAAGTATGGTGAGACGGCCAATGGCGTGCAGACAGGCGTCTTGCACCACCGGCATCACTTCGGAGTGCTGAAGGACAAGATCAGCCCCTACGTGGTGCCCGGTGATCCCAAGAGTGGCGTGCTGCCGAGAGTCAGCGCCCAGCCCCCGGGAAAATTTGGTGAGGAAGACAAGCGGGTGCAGGCCTACTGCTTCCGCATGTGCCTGACGGATCATCCTGAAAATCGAATCCCATTCGAGAAGCCGGACGGTTATGATCCCAAGCAGTATGAGATGCTGGTTCGTGTATTTGATGCTGGCTGGAGGGAGACGTTTGAGAAATTCGATCCCATCCCGAACCACAAGACGGATACGAACAACCACGGCCCCTTCAGCACGGACAACATCGGGTACAACTATGACTACCCGGATGCCTCGTACGAGCGGCGGAAGGAGATCATCAAGGAGCATGAGACTTATCAAAAAGGCTGGCTCTACTTCATCGCCAATGATCCACGGGTGCCATCTGAAGTGCGCAACGAGATGAAACGCTGGGGATTGCCCAAGGATGAGTTCAAAGACAATGGGAACTGGTCTCCGCAACTCTACATCCGTGAAGCCCGCCGCATGGTGGGAGCCTTCGTCATGACAGAGAATGAGCTGCGCAAAAAGAAGCCCACCCCGGACTCCGTGGGCATGGGCTCCTACACGATCGACTCACACAATGTCCAGCGCTACATCACGCCCGAGGGCTATGTGCAGAATGAAGGCGACATTGGTGTCTCCACCAACGGGCCCTATGAGATCGCTTATGGCTCTCTGGTGCCGAAGAAAGGTCAGGCAGACAACCTGCTGGTGCCCGTCTGTGTCTCCAGCACGCACATCGCCTTCGGCTCCATCCGCATGGAACCGGTGTTCATGATCCTGGCCCAGTCTTCCGCTACTGCTGCTGTCCTGGCCATTGATGCCGGTACCGCCGTGCAGGATGTGCCCTACAAGGTGCTGCGTGAGCGCCTCCTCCAGGATGGTCAGATTCTGGAAGCGCCGCATCTTATCAAGACGGAGGCGAAGGGGGGCATGGATCCTGCCAAGCTGAAGGGCGTGGTGGTGGACGATGCCAAGGCGGAGTTCAAGGGGAACTGGGGGGAAAGCAAGGTCGCCAGGAGATTTATTGGCGAAGGCTACCACCATGATGGCAATGTGAACGATGGCAACTGCACTGCCCGATTCGAGACCGTGCTGCCCAAGTCAGGTGCCTACGAAGTGCGTCTGGCGGTGCCGCACAACACCAACCGCGCCTCCAACGCCAAGGTCAAAGTGCTCACTCCTGACGGTGAAAAGGTGCTTTCCGTGAACCAGAAGGTGATGCCCTCGATCGACGGTCTCTTCGTCTCGCTGGGAACTTTTCAGTTCACGAAAGACGTGGCAGCAGTGGTGACCATCTCCAATGAAGGTGCCGATGGCTACGTGGTGGCTGATGCCGTGCAGTGGCTTTCGAAAAATTAGGAATTAGGGAATGATGAATTAGGAATGAACTCCGCGACTCGTTTCGGGTTGCCGGTGACGAAGGTCTCAGTTCATTCCTAATTTAGAATTCCTAATTCATCAGGGTTGCCTCTATTCGTCCGGCAGCAGTTGTTCTGCAATTCTGTCGGAGAGGGCTTTGCCGGCGCGGGTGAGGATCACCCGGCTGGCCGTGGCGGTCACGAGGCCCTCGGTGACCAGCATCGTCAGGGCTTCGGTTTGGGAAGGCGCGACGCGCTCGCGGCTCATGCCTTCGGCGGTACGCAGTTCCAGGGCCACACGTTCAATGAGCCACTGGCGGTCGCTGAGTTCTTCGGATTCTGTGATGGGCAGACGCCCTTCCTGGACAAGACGAATGTAGCCTGCGGTATCGGAGATGTTCTTCCATCGTACCCGTTGGACGGTGGAGCTGGCGGAAGGGCCGAGGCCAAGGTAGTCGGCGCCTCGCCAGTAGGCCTGGTTGTGCACGGAGCGATGGCCGGGGCGGGCGTAGTTGGAGATCTCGTAGTGCTCGAAGCCGGCAGCCTCGAGGATGTCCATGGTGGACTGGAAGTGGTCAGCGTCACGGTCCTCATCTGTGTCCAGCACACCGGCCTGAAGCTGGGAGAGGAACTCGGTGTCCTCCTCATAGGTCAGATTGTAACACGACACGTGATCGGAACCCAGCGAAAGCGTTTTCTCCAGGCCGGCGTTCCAGACCTTCAACGTCTGGCCGGGGATGGAAAACATGAGATCAACGTTGAGACTGGGGATGCCGGCTTCACGCAGGATCTGAAAGGTCTCGGCGGCTTCATCCGGCGCGTGATCCCGGCCCAGCAGCTTCAAGGTGGGTTCGTCCCAAGCTTGCACGCCCAGGCTGATGCGGGTGACACCCAGTTCCTTCAGCAAGCGGGCCTTGCTGGCGCTCACCGTTTTGGGATTGGCCTCCAGGCCAAACTCATCGAGAACGCTGCCGGATGCGGCGGCAGCTTCCTTTAATCCCGTTAGCAGGTCGGCCAGATGCTTCTCGCTCAACGCGGTCGGCGTGCCGCCACCCAGATAAATGGTGCGGGCGGTTACTGGCATGGTGCGCTGGTGCAACTCCAGTTCCCGGAGCACAGCCTTTACAAAGGCTCCCATATCTGTGCCGCCCAGGGTGTGTTTATAGAAACTACAGTATGGGCAGATCCGATGACAAAAGGGGATGTGAAGGTAAAGATGAGACGGCAAGAGACAGAATCAGATTTCGGATTTAAGATGGAACAAGGAGAAATGTCCAACCAATGAATGGAGCAGAAGAACTGGGCGGGAAACTGCTGGAGGGGGTGTCCCGATCCTTTTATCTCACGCTCAAGGCACTGCCGCAAGGATTGCGAGAGCCGCTTTCCCTGGCGTACCTGCTGGCGCGGGCGGCGGACACCATGGCGGATACGATCCAGGTGCCCGATGCGGTGCGTTTGACCTGCCTGGCCGAGTTTGAAAGGCGGGTGAGACTGCCGCTGCGTGATCCGATTGCCGAGGGGGTGCTGGTGGCCCGCTTGCTGGTGGATTTTGTTCCGCATCAGGAGGATGCGCATGAGGCGCGTCTTCTGGAGCGCCTGCAGGAGGCTATGAATGCTTTCCACGTGTCTCCCGAGGGCCAAAAGTCTGCCATGATGGGGGTGCTGGGCCCCATCATCCAGGGGCAGATGCTGGATATACAGCGCTTTCCTGGAGACGGACAACTGCGTGCGCTGGCAACAACCCGCGACCTGGATGACTATACCTACCTGGTGGCTGGCTGTGTGGGGGAGTTCTGGACGCGCTTGTGTGCGACGGAAGCAGAGGGCTCCTTCAACGAGGGGGTGAGCCTGGATGAGATGGTCAAGCGGGGCATCCGCTATGGAAAGGGTCTGCAACTTGTGAACATTCTGCGCGATCCTGGGAAGGATCTGAAACTGGGGCGGTGCTACATTCCTGAAGAGGCGCTCCAGACCGCGGGGCTGAGTGTGGCGGCGGTGCAGGCGGATCCGGCAAAACTCATGCCGCTCTTGACGCCGTGGAAGAAGCTGTGCCGTGAGCACCTGCACGAAGGCATGCGATATCTCGATGAAGTGAGCAACAAGCGCCTGCTCTATGCCACGGCCTTGCCGTTGCTGTTGGGGATCAAGACGCTGGCACTGATTGAGGCCGCAGACTGGCCCACCCTGCAAGCGGGTGTGAAAGTGTCCCGCGGGGAGGTGAGCAAGGTGCTGCTGGAGGCGGGTATGGCGGTGCTGCGAAAGGGAGGGATGAGAAAGCTGGCGGAAAGATATTTCGGGGGTCGGTGAACCGGTGATTCGGTAATCCAGTGATTCGGTAAAACGGTAACTCAGTGGATCAGAGGTGTGATGCCGTGAGTGTGGTCATCAGCGCGCCAGCGTCTTGGAGTACGGTGGCTTGACACCGTTTTCTGGCCGTGGGCGGAGATTGCCAACCTAGCCGTCTCAGCGAAGCCTATCGTGCGAGCCGTTTTCACCCGGCGGCTGCATCTACATGGTTCGTCCGCTTTCTCGACTGGCGAAAGCGGTGTCAAGCCACCGACACTCCAAGACGCTTCGCGTGTTTGGATGCTGGTGGGCAATGATATGCGATAAGGCCTATGCCCCCCTCGCCGAACTACGCCGCAGGCGCTGGCTTCGTGGCAGGTGCTTTCTCGATCAGCGGCGGGCCTTCATCAGGCTCAAGCCAGCTTCGCCAGCCTTCTTTGATCTCCAACCAGGCCCATTCCGCCAGGAGGGGGAAGAGACGCAGGGTGTCACTACGCTTGAGCATGAAGCCGGGGATGAGGCAGCGATTGGCTTTGTTGGTGCGGCCGAGGGTGCCGACGCGGCGACGGCGGCGGGCGATCTTCGCAAAGCGCCGATTGTAGGTGCTCATCAACTTGGAGAAGATCACGCCGCTGGGCGGGGAAAAAGGAGGGGCGTAGAGGGCGGTCTCCCCGTGATTGTAAGGAGCCTCCACGACGCCCCAGTAGTAGAGGCCGAGGTCGAGGCGGAAGGCGAGGCTCATGAGGTCGAACTCACCCATGTATTCGTACTTGTCCTTGTAGAGGGACTCAAACCAGCGGCGGTGACAGACGCTGAAATCGCGGTTGTACTTCACCACCAGTTCGGTCATGGGTTTGCCATTGTGTTGCTGGGTGATGAGATTGGCAGCGCTGCTGGTGGTGAAGGAGATCCAGTCCATGCCCGGACTGTAGAACGGGTCCATGAACGCGGCCGCATCACCCACGAGCACAAATCCGTCACCGGCAAAGGTGGTGCTGTAGTAGGCCAGATTGCGACGCCAGTGGACGTCCTCCTCGTCATACTCCGCGTCGGCCAGCATTTCCGAGGCCACAGGGTGTTTCATGAGGAAGGTCTTCAGACGATCTGCGACCTTGCCGCCGTCTTGGGGAAAATCGACGATGCGCTGGTCAAACACCACGCCCACACTGACGGAGCCGCCTTTCAGGGGGATCCACCAACTCCACCAGCCGTCGCCAATGATGTGGTTGGTGGCGGTATTGCGAATGCCGTACACGGCGCGGGACCATTCAGGATATTTTTCCGCCAGTTCGCGGGAGTCCCAGTCTTTGACATTGGTCCACCGGGACCAGGCTGCGGCCGTGGGGTGCTCGGTGTTGCTGCGCCACCAGCCATTTTTCCGCGCCAGCACGGCTGCCAGACCGGAGGCGTCCACGATCCAACGGGTGCTGACGGTGCGCTTCTGGCCCTGGTGGCTTACGTCCAGCGTCTGCATGCCACCGTCGTTTAGTGTCACATTCGAAACGGTGGCAGGGCGGATGATTTCGGCACCGGCCAGCCCGGCCCGGCGCAGGACCTCCTCATCAAAGGTGGAGCGGTCGAGCTGGTAGGAGGCGATGCGGGAAAGGTACTTGGCCCCAAGCTCGCTGGCTTCAGAGACATTTTTGACCTCTTCGTTCTTGAACCAGAAACGCAGGCCCTGCTTTACGAGCTGATTCTCATTGAGGTACTGGGTGAGGCCGAGCACGCGCCCCATGAAGAAGGCGCTGACCTCCACCGTGGCCTCGCCCACACGACGTCCCAGTTTCTCTGATTTTTCTACAATGAGGAGCCGGACGCCGGGATTGTGCCGGAGGATCAGCGTGGCGGTGGCGGCACCGGAAAGGGCACCGCCAATGACGACGACATCGTAGGTGGAGTCAGAAGAGGGGGGCTCAACTTGCATGGTCTTTTTCATGCCACAATCATTGCGTTTTGTCTACGTCCGGGCGGGGTGAGGCTGACCATCGGGCTCGGCCGACTTCTGAGCGCCGAACCAGGTGAGCAGCGGGCCGGTCAGGGCGGTGGTGGCCAGGGCCATGATCACCAGCATGGTGAAAACGCGGTCGGATAGAATTCCCAGTTCAAAACCGATGTTGAGGGCGATCAGCTCCATCAGGCCCCGGGTGTTCATGAGGGCTCCCAGTTGGAGAGAGTCGCGCCAGCCCATGCCGGTGAGTCGGGCGGTGAGGGCGGTGCCGCCCAGTTTGCCCAGTGACGCCACAGCAATGATCAGCAGGCAGAGCAGCCAGCCCGACCAGTCGTTCAGCAGCCCGATCTGCGTGCGAAGCCCCGTGAACGCGAAGAAAAGGGGAAGCAGGAGGACGGAGCTGAAGTTCTCAATTCGAACGTTCAACTTGTGACGGAACCCGTGGGCGTGCGGCATGATGGCACCGGCGAGAAAGGCACCGAACAGTGCGTGAATCCCGATGACCTCGGTGCAGAGCGATGCTGCGACCACAATGCACAAGACGGTGGCCATCACGCCCTTTGAGGGATCCTCCGCCTGGAGGCGTTTTTCTCCCAGCAAGCGGGGCAGGCTTGGACGGATGACGAGAACCATGATCCCGATGAACCCTGCTATGAGCAGGAGGTTCAATGCCGAGCCCGTGATGCTGGTAGAGCGGGCAATGGCGACGACAAAGGCCAGGATGCTCCAGGCAGTGACGTCATCCACGGCGGCGCAGGTGATGGCCGTGCTGCCCAGGAAGGTCTTCGTCATGCCGCGTTCCTGAAGGATGCGGGCCAGCACCGGAAAGGCGGTGATGCTCATGGAGATGCCCATGAAAAGAGCGAAGGCCATGAAGGTGGCTCCTTCAGCCGCCATGCTGGTATAAAGGAAATAGGCAAGCACCACTCCCAACAGATACGGGAAGACGATGCTGGCGTGGCTCACCACCACCGCCGTGTGCGCCTTGTTCCGTACATGTCCGACGTTGAGATCCATTCCCACGGAGAACATGAAGAGACACACACCCACCTGGCTGAGAAGTTTGATGGTGCCCAGTGAATCCGCCGGGAAGACAATGTGGAAGAGATCGGGCGTCAAATAGCCGAATAATGAGGGGCCGAGAAGAATGCCGGCGGCCATCTCTCCCACCACTGAAGGCTGGCCCATGAGGGTGAACAGCTTCCCCACCAGCCGTGACGCCGCAATGATGACCACGAGCTGAAGGAACAACTGGCTGAGAGGATTCTTGAAATGTTCCTCCAGGTTTGCCACCATGGCCTCACCCGCGGACTGGGTGGCGGGGGGGGCAGCGTGAGCTGCTGATGCTACGTGGGAGCTAAATCCTTCTGAGGCGGGCAGGTTGGCACCAGTATGAATAACCGCAAAAATGGCGGCTGAGGCGATGGTCAGGATAAGGACATAAATCACGGAGATGCGATTCATGGGGAGCAGGGGAGGGGGAGATAGGTTGACGAAGCGCGCGAAAAAAGGCCCGCCTCCTCCTTTGGGAAAGGCGGGCCTCGCATGCTTCAAAAGCGTCAGGATGTGGCGGCCAGCTCGGGAGTCTTCACCTCGGGTTCGCCGAGGGGGAGATCGTCTGGCAGGGGCACCAGCTCGCGGATTTGATCCCAGAGGACGCTGTAGTCCTTGTTCACATCGCCGCTCAGACAATCGGTCACGGCACCTTGGGCATCAGGATGATTGCGGATAAGCTGGCCAAAGCTGAAGTTGGGGTCATAGAAGGCGTACACGAGCTTCCGCATGTTCTCCACACCCTGGCGGAGCTCCTGGGAGTACTTGGTGAAGCGGGCAGGGCCGAGGTCGTTTTCCTTGAGCGCCTTGCTCACCTCCTCCCCGGCCAGGACACCGCTCTTCATGGCAAACATAAGGCCGCTGCTGAACACAGGATCCAGAAAGGCAAAGGCGTCGCCCACGAGGAGGAGGCCATCGCTGCCACAATGCCTGGCGTGGTGGGTGTACTCACTGGTAATGTGGTACTGCCCCACCTGCTGGCCGTGGGACAGGGATTCCTTGATCCACACATTCTCTTCCACCTCGCGCTTGAAGATGCCTTCGGCGTCCTTGATGCCGTCTCGGGAGAGGTACTTGCCCTCTGCCACCACCCCCACACTGACCATGTCATCGTGCTGGGGGATGTGCCAGAACCAGCCTTTGTCCTTCACAAAGGCCACTGTGGTCTGACCTTCATCAATGCCCGGTTCACGGCGTGAGCCTTTGTAGTAGGTCCAGACGGCCACCTTGTTCAAGTAAGGGTCACGCACGCGCCAGCCGTTGCGGACGGTGGTGAAGGCTTCCTTGCCCGTGCAGTCCAGAGTGATGCGGGCGTGATAGTCCGTGATGGTGCCGTCGTGGCTCTGAGCGCGCACCCCAATGACCTTCTGATCTCCGTCACGCAGCAGTTCGAGGACTTTGGTCTGCTCCTTCACCTCCACACCCTTCTCTCGGGAATTGTCGAGGAGGATCTGATCGAACTCCGAGCGCAGCACCTGCCAGGTGGAGGCGACGGTGTCCTTGTCATAGCGGTTGAAGAAGTAGAACGGCTGGCTGGTGCGGCCATGAGGGGGCACGAAGCAGACGCTGTACTTGTTCACGAAGTGGGACTTCTTCATGCGCTCCACCAAGCCCAGTCGCTCCAGCGGGAAGTAGGTGAAGGGGATGAGGGACTCGCCAATGTGGTAGCGGGGGAACTTCTCCCGCTCCAGGAGGAGCACCTTGTGACCTTCCTCTGCGAGGATGGCCGATGAACTGGAGCCTGCAGGACCGCCGCCAATGACAATGACATCGTATGAGGTGCTCATGCGTGAATGTGGACCAGGTTTTTAATGCCGGAAATGACATTTTGGCATGGGTGTTATGCCGGGTTGATATGAGGGATCAAGGGGTAAGGGAAGAGGGAGAAGGGGCTCAGCCAAGTGACCCACAAGCGGTTGCGAGAATCCCCGGCCAGCGCGTTGCGCCAGGGAAACCAAGAACCAAGAACTTTTTACGCCTTATGCTTCTCCATCCACTCCTTGCCTTCTGGGGTGTCGCTGAAGAGGACGCTGGGGACGTTGCGGATGCCGCTGCGATTCCCTGAGCGTTCTTCGCGTTTGGTGATGACGATGAGCTCGTCACAGAGGCTGAATGCGTAGGGGATGTTGCCGCTGGACATGGAGAACACGCCCTGGAGGTCGAGTTCGCCGATGGCGCCGATACAGTCCTGAATGCGCTCGCCGGAGAGCTTGGAGAAGGCTTCGTCAATGGGGACGAGGGCGAGGGAGGGCTCTTTCCAGCGCGTCTCATGCCGGTTGTAGGCGTGCAGGTAACTGGCGAGGATGGCGACGAAGTAGGGGCTCTGGTTCTCGCCCCCGCTCATCTTGCGGCCTTGCTTGTCCACATCGATGGGCGGTGCATCCGGATTGTGGATGTCTGTGATCTGGAGCTTGTAGTCGTAGTACTGGCGGTAGTCCAGCAGGCGGGCCGCCTCTGGAGTGTTGGCATGGTGGACGAGGGTGTTGAGGAATGAGTCCAGGGCCTGGCGAAGCTCTCCGCCAATGCTGTTGTAGAACAGGCCGTCTTCCTGGTGAAGCGCGTTGAGGTCGATGAGTTCGCGGTAAAACTTGAAGTCCGGGTTGGGCTCGCGGCGGATCTTGTAGAGGTCCCGGCCAATGGGGCGCTTGAGCTGCTTGTTGAGGAGGAAGATGATGTCCTCCACCCGCTTGAGCGCGCGCTGCATGCGGCTGAGGACCTGGGTGCGGAAGAGCGTCTCCCAGCGGGCCTTCTCAGACTGGGCCTTCTTTTCGTACTCAATGATGCTGGCCCCTTCGATGCGGGCAAGCACCCGCTCATACGGAGCAGCGGTCCGGCCGTCTTCGGGCAGGTCGTCGAACTTGGGCTGGAAGGTTTTCTTGAAGTCCGTCATGGCCTGTTTGAGATCGCCTTCCGAACGGATGGCCTCCTCACTGGCGGCGGCGCGGGCTTTCTCGAACTCGCGGGCCATGACGTCCGACACCATGTACCGGTTGCGCATCTCCTCGCGCCAGGTGCGAAGGCGTTCGAGGTGCAAGGAAATATCCACCTGCATCTTGGTGCGGGTGAAGGCCTCCAGGCTCTCATTGAGCTCCTGGCGGCGCTTGTCCAGCATCTTCTCTGTCTGCTCAATCTCGCGGTGGCTGCCTTTGCCGACGATGTCGAGCTTCTCGCTGTTCCATGCGCGGATGCGGGGTTGCCATTCCTCCGCCTGCTCGGCGATGGAGGCGTAAGCAGAGGTGTCCAGATCGGCGAGGGTGCGACGGGCTTTCTCCAGGTTGGACTCCATCTCGGGCAGCGTCTCCAGCTTGCTGAGATCCTGCACCATGCTGTTGTGATCCGGGATCATCTGGGGCAGGAGGTTGATTGACTCCTGAACTGCGCGCTCGATGGGCTCAAGCCGGCGGATCTGTGCCTCGACTTCCTTCAACTGGCTGGCCTTGATGTCGCGCTGGCGTTGCAGGCCGCGCTGACCAATGAAAGGCAGTCCGTCATAGTGGCGGGCGCGGCGGGCCTGGGCGTCGCGCAGGGTGAGGCCGTCTGGCAGGATGGCGGCGGAGTGTTTTTCCAGCTCTGCCAGCGTCTCTACGCAGATCATGCCGCCAAAGAGGTGGTCCAGGATGGCGCGGGCCACGGCGTCGTCGGTCTCAATCTTTTCAGCGAGTGATCCCGGTAGGACCTCCCGTGACAGGGCCAGCGCGCGACGGGGGTGAATGAGGGACTCGGCCGCTGCGAGCACGCTCTGTGAGGCGGGCTTGAGTTCGTGGTAAATCTTCAGCGCGTCCTCGTAGTGCTGCTCGGGAACCACGATGGAGAACTTGTCGGTGAAGGCCACTTCCAGCGCCTCGCGCCAGCGTTCGTCCGTCACTTCACAAAGGTCTCTCAGAGCCCGGGCAGTGGGCTCGCCTGGGAGGCGGGGGAGCCGCTCATTGAGCGTGTGCAGCAGTGGCTGAGGGATCGGCGGCAGGCCGGAACGCAGGGCGGTGAGCTGCTGGCTGAGCTCTTCCTCATGACGACGCAGGGACTGGAGCTTCTGCGTCTCATTGCTCACGGAGCGGCGCAGGTCCTGGCAGAGTTGCTCTGCGGCCGCACGCACGGCGGAGAGAGCGTTGAAGGTGGCGTGGGCTTCGCAATCATCCAGGGTGCGGATGGCCTTTTCCATCGCACGGCCATCCAGAGGGGCCACGATGGAGGCGGCCCGCATCTTCTCCAGCCACTCGCGGGCGTTGTCCACACGTCGGCGCAGGCGGTCTTCCACGCGTGCTTGCAGGCTGCTGAGGCTTTCCACGCGCCCTTCCAGCTCTTTGACCTGGGCGCTGAGCTGGCCGTAGAGACGACCCTCGGAGGTCTCATTGAGCACGGCCAGCAGACGCTCACGCTCGGCGGTGGCTTGCTGGATCTGGCGGTCAAGTTCGTCCAACTGGGCCTGCTCCGCTGCATGGGCCACCTTCAGATCTGCCAGTCGCTTTTCGCCGCTCTCCACCAGTTGCTTGGCGTGCTCATGAGAGAGCTCGCCATGAAGATAGCGGGCCACATCGCGGTCGCGAATGGAGGACTCGAGCTTTTGAGAGAGATCACGGATGCGTTGCAACCGCTCCAACTGGGCGCGGAGAGATTTGAGCTCCTGCTCATAGGATTGGAAGTCCCGATAGCTGGCGGTGACATCCTCCACGGGCACTGATTCCCCAGGGAGCACGAAGCGACGGCAGAAGTCGTCAAAGCTCTTGAGGTTGGTGAAGGACATGGCGCTGGGGAGCAGGCGGTCCAACACTTCGCGGTTGAAATTCAGGTGTTCCGGGTTGCTCATGTCCCGCAGGTACTCGCGGGAGGAGGCAAAGGTGCGACCGGCACGGGCATCAATGAGGGCGCGAAAGGCGGGCAGCTCGCTGGGGCGTTTCTTGCCATCCAGCCAGGCGGTGAGGAAGTCGGCTCGCTCCAGGCTGCCTTTGCAAAAGAAGGGGGTGATCTGGCCGTCGTTCTCGCTGGCATTGCGAAACTCAATGCGCAGGCCCCACGTCTCGATGCGCTGGCCACCTGGCCAGGTGAACTCCAGCGCTACATAGGTGGTGGCCCCTTTGTCGCGATAATAGGTGGGTTGGCCGTTCTCCTCCCGCTTCGTATCGAGCAGGCAGTAGCCCTTGAGTGTGCGGTCACTCTGGGTGCCGGTGGCGCTGCGGTTGAAGTGATGGCGCGCCTTCTCCGGGCCCACCAGCACGAGCATGACCAGGTCCATGAGGATGGACTTGCCGGATCCGGTGAGGCCGGCGAGCACGAGGTTTCCTTTAACCGCCAGGCTGTCCTGGTAACCATACCAGTTGAGCGCATGAATGCGCGTGAGCCGGATGGCGCGGCTGTGGTGGGCGGAGGTGCCTGGCAGGGCGGCTCCGGAAAAGTCCGGGTCATCCAAGGCGGGGGCTCCAGAGGCGGCGGGCATGTTCGGGTAAGGGGAAGAAAAGGGTGGGGGAGGAGCTAGGCTGCGAAGTCGTCTTCCACTGCCCCGAGCGAGCCGGGGGTGGTGTCTGGCACTGCGCCTTCCAGGTCTGTAGTTTCCTCGCGTTTGAAGACGGACGCACTGCGGGTCCAGTCTGCCAGATCCTGAAACGGCACCACGCGGCGGATGGCGGGCAGGACTTCGATGCCGGAATCTTCAAAGGGCTCGGCCAGCGTGAAGCGGATGAGATTGAACCGGGCGGCCTGACGCAGGATCTCCCGCAGGCGGGTGCGGGTGGGCAGGCTGGCGAGGTCCGGGAGAAGCTGATCCTTCAGGAGGGAATTGAGTTCGCCCACGCTGAGCAGTGCCTGAGTCTGGCCTTCATCACGCCACCGCACATCCCCGGCGTACCACAGCGCCAGCCAGATCAACGTCGCGTCCTGACGAAGCCGAAGCTGCAGGCTGGCGATCCGCGGCAGGGCCTGGACCATGCGCTCCTCATGAAGAAGGGCCACGTCCAGCCCCAGCAGGGTGGCGGTCTCTCTCAGCCATTCAAAGTTCTGCCGGCACCAGTGATAGAGGGCCGACTGGCCAGCCTCCAAACCGAGGATGGAGCCGTGCGTGAGCAGCTCCTGAAGCGCATCCCCGAGCTGGGCACGATCCGCCTCCGGCAGACGCAGGAGAGTCTCCGGCGGCTGGTCCACATGGAGGAAGTCGGGATCGTGGGTGGGCATGGATGAGAGAGGGAAAAGGGGAGAGGGGTAAGGGAGAAGGGCTGATTAGGCGCTTCGCGCTACTTTTTAATGAGCCGGAACCGCTCCACTCGGCCTCCCGGGAAGGGATCGAGGGTGGGGGATTCTGTTTCCTCGACCTGGCGGTCGGTTTCGAGGCGGTAGCGGGCGTCGGGAGACTCTGCGTGGAGGATGAGCGCGAGAAGGTCTGCGGTGCTGCGCGTTTCCTCCCATGGCAGATCGGCGCTGGAGATGGCCGCACCTTTGCCGCCGGGCATGTCCGCGACGAAGGCGTTGGCACGGCGGACGGAGAGGGACTCTTTGAGCGCACGCTCCATGTCCCGCAGGCCGGCATCGCGGTCCTCGTCGGAGAGTTCCTCATCCGCCATGGCTTCCTGTTCCAGGGCGGTGCGCCGCTGAGGAGGCTCGTACAGTGAGTCTCGGCCTGCCGGGATCTGGGCCTCCGGCATACGGCAGGGGGGCAACTCGGGCTCGAGCTCC contains these protein-coding regions:
- a CDS encoding cation:proton antiporter, which translates into the protein MNRISVIYVLILTIASAAIFAVIHTGANLPASEGFSSHVASAAHAAPPATQSAGEAMVANLEEHFKNPLSQLFLQLVVIIAASRLVGKLFTLMGQPSVVGEMAAGILLGPSLFGYLTPDLFHIVFPADSLGTIKLLSQVGVCLFMFSVGMDLNVGHVRNKAHTAVVVSHASIVFPYLLGVVLAYFLYTSMAAEGATFMAFALFMGISMSITAFPVLARILQERGMTKTFLGSTAITCAAVDDVTAWSILAFVVAIARSTSITGSALNLLLIAGFIGIMVLVIRPSLPRLLGEKRLQAEDPSKGVMATVLCIVVAASLCTEVIGIHALFGAFLAGAIMPHAHGFRHKLNVRIENFSSVLLLPLFFAFTGLRTQIGLLNDWSGWLLCLLIIAVASLGKLGGTALTARLTGMGWRDSLQLGALMNTRGLMELIALNIGFELGILSDRVFTMLVIMALATTALTGPLLTWFGAQKSAEPDGQPHPART
- a CDS encoding NAD(P)/FAD-dependent oxidoreductase — encoded protein: MSTSYDVIVIGGGPAGSSSSAILAEEGHKVLLLEREKFPRYHIGESLIPFTYFPLERLGLVERMKKSHFVNKYSVCFVPPHGRTSQPFYFFNRYDKDTVASTWQVLRSEFDQILLDNSREKGVEVKEQTKVLELLRDGDQKVIGVRAQSHDGTITDYHARITLDCTGKEAFTTVRNGWRVRDPYLNKVAVWTYYKGSRREPGIDEGQTTVAFVKDKGWFWHIPQHDDMVSVGVVAEGKYLSRDGIKDAEGIFKREVEENVWIKESLSHGQQVGQYHITSEYTHHARHCGSDGLLLVGDAFAFLDPVFSSGLMFAMKSGVLAGEEVSKALKENDLGPARFTKYSQELRQGVENMRKLVYAFYDPNFSFGQLIRNHPDAQGAVTDCLSGDVNKDYSVLWDQIRELVPLPDDLPLGEPEVKTPELAATS
- a CDS encoding SbcC/MukB-like Walker B domain-containing protein, with product MPAASGAPALDDPDFSGAALPGTSAHHSRAIRLTRIHALNWYGYQDSLAVKGNLVLAGLTGSGKSILMDLVMLVLVGPEKARHHFNRSATGTQSDRTLKGYCLLDTKREENGQPTYYRDKGATTYVALEFTWPGGQRIETWGLRIEFRNASENDGQITPFFCKGSLERADFLTAWLDGKKRPSELPAFRALIDARAGRTFASSREYLRDMSNPEHLNFNREVLDRLLPSAMSFTNLKSFDDFCRRFVLPGESVPVEDVTASYRDFQSYEQELKSLRAQLERLQRIRDLSQKLESSIRDRDVARYLHGELSHEHAKQLVESGEKRLADLKVAHAAEQAQLDELDRQIQQATAERERLLAVLNETSEGRLYGQLSAQVKELEGRVESLSSLQARVEDRLRRRVDNAREWLEKMRAASIVAPLDGRAMEKAIRTLDDCEAHATFNALSAVRAAAEQLCQDLRRSVSNETQKLQSLRRHEEELSQQLTALRSGLPPIPQPLLHTLNERLPRLPGEPTARALRDLCEVTDERWREALEVAFTDKFSIVVPEQHYEDALKIYHELKPASQSVLAAAESLIHPRRALALSREVLPGSLAEKIETDDAVARAILDHLFGGMICVETLAELEKHSAAILPDGLTLRDAQARRARHYDGLPFIGQRGLQRQRDIKASQLKEVEAQIRRLEPIERAVQESINLLPQMIPDHNSMVQDLSKLETLPEMESNLEKARRTLADLDTSAYASIAEQAEEWQPRIRAWNSEKLDIVGKGSHREIEQTEKMLDKRRQELNESLEAFTRTKMQVDISLHLERLRTWREEMRNRYMVSDVMAREFEKARAAASEEAIRSEGDLKQAMTDFKKTFQPKFDDLPEDGRTAAPYERVLARIEGASIIEYEKKAQSEKARWETLFRTQVLSRMQRALKRVEDIIFLLNKQLKRPIGRDLYKIRREPNPDFKFYRELIDLNALHQEDGLFYNSIGGELRQALDSFLNTLVHHANTPEAARLLDYRQYYDYKLQITDIHNPDAPPIDVDKQGRKMSGGENQSPYFVAILASYLHAYNRHETRWKEPSLALVPIDEAFSKLSGERIQDCIGAIGELDLQGVFSMSSGNIPYAFSLCDELIVITKREERSGNRSGIRNVPSVLFSDTPEGKEWMEKHKA